In the Terriglobia bacterium genome, one interval contains:
- the glmM gene encoding phosphoglucosamine mutase: MRKLFGTDGIRGVAGEYPLDKKTVYAVGRALGDHLPAGPRRVVIGQDTRESSGWMADTLAAGLRASKVETASAGVVPTPTIAYLTHTHGFSAGVVISASHNPWRDNGIKVFGPDGFKLPDEVELEIETEIFALLKEDAAHAPDSKAESSLPGNSGLRDDYLNWLARTIAGAERLHIVVDCANGAASTVAPEIFKRSGAHTEFTHRTPDGRNINENCGALNPEIVAREVLARTADLGICFDGDADRALFADSDGHVVNGDAVMLLLARDLKQRDELTNETVVATTMSNMGLEAALRESGIKMLRAPVGDKYVLEEMRKTGAVLGGEQSGHIILSREATTGDGLLTAIRVLGIVAASGRPLAELVSGMKVFPQTIKNVRVKEKRPLEQLPQVMQAIEQAERELKGNGRVNVRYSGTESLARVMVEAETEEIVQRIAGQIAAALESAIGLGVPSVH; this comes from the coding sequence ATGAGAAAACTTTTCGGTACGGATGGAATCCGAGGCGTGGCCGGCGAATATCCGCTGGACAAAAAGACCGTCTATGCGGTTGGTCGCGCACTGGGCGACCATCTTCCCGCCGGCCCGCGTCGCGTGGTTATTGGGCAGGACACGCGCGAATCAAGCGGATGGATGGCCGATACGCTGGCCGCAGGACTGCGTGCCTCCAAGGTTGAGACAGCCAGCGCTGGTGTGGTCCCTACACCGACCATCGCTTACCTGACGCACACTCATGGCTTTTCTGCCGGCGTGGTTATTTCTGCTTCGCACAATCCCTGGCGCGACAATGGAATCAAGGTCTTTGGCCCTGACGGCTTCAAGCTGCCAGACGAAGTTGAACTGGAAATCGAAACAGAAATCTTTGCGCTACTGAAAGAAGACGCCGCTCACGCGCCGGACAGCAAGGCAGAGTCTTCGCTTCCCGGCAACTCCGGGCTGCGCGATGACTACCTGAACTGGCTGGCGCGTACCATCGCGGGCGCTGAACGCCTGCATATTGTCGTGGACTGTGCCAACGGCGCGGCCAGCACCGTTGCTCCGGAAATATTCAAGCGCTCCGGAGCACACACTGAATTCACGCATCGCACGCCGGATGGCCGCAACATCAATGAAAATTGCGGTGCGCTAAATCCTGAGATTGTTGCGCGGGAAGTTCTGGCGCGTACCGCTGATCTTGGCATCTGTTTTGATGGCGATGCTGACCGCGCTCTGTTTGCCGATAGTGACGGCCACGTTGTGAATGGCGATGCCGTGATGCTTCTGCTGGCGCGCGACCTCAAACAACGCGACGAGTTAACAAATGAAACAGTGGTCGCCACCACCATGTCCAACATGGGACTGGAAGCGGCGCTGCGCGAATCCGGCATCAAGATGCTGCGCGCTCCCGTGGGCGATAAATATGTGCTGGAAGAAATGCGCAAGACCGGCGCTGTGCTGGGCGGCGAACAGTCCGGTCATATCATTCTTTCTCGCGAAGCCACCACCGGTGACGGCCTGCTCACCGCCATTCGCGTGCTGGGAATTGTTGCGGCGAGTGGACGCCCGCTGGCTGAGCTTGTTTCAGGCATGAAAGTCTTTCCCCAGACAATCAAAAATGTCCGAGTGAAAGAAAAGCGTCCTCTTGAGCAGCTTCCGCAAGTCATGCAGGCCATTGAACAGGCGGAGCGAGAGCTGAAAGGAAACGGCCGCGTGAATGTCCGTTATTCCGGCACGGAATCTCTGGCCCGGGTGATGGTGGAAGCGGAAACGGAAGAGATTGTCCAGCGTATTGCCGGCCAGATTGCCGCGGCCCTGGAATCCGCCATAGGACTGGGTGTGCCTTCTGTCCATTGA
- the folP gene encoding dihydropteroate synthase: MGILNVTPDSFSDGGRFLARDHAVAHALKMLDEGADLLDVGGESTRPGTPVAESGIPAAEELRRILPVIEDVLRERPNAILSVDTYKAEVARAAVNAGCEIVNDVSAMRWDEQMAAAAVDLNCGVILMHTRGRPQEWRNLEPAADIVAEVKTELRDYAQAALDHGIAKDHIMLDVGIGFGKKFDQNYPLLAGLDQLQELGFPLLVGTSRKSFIGRTLAHDGKDAPPDQRLNGSLAAATASILNGAHMVRVHDVKAAVEAAKIADEILRFSK, from the coding sequence ATGGGCATCTTGAACGTCACGCCGGATTCATTTTCCGATGGCGGCCGATTTCTGGCGCGCGACCACGCCGTGGCCCACGCGCTGAAAATGCTGGACGAAGGCGCTGACCTGCTGGACGTAGGCGGAGAGTCCACGCGGCCGGGAACGCCGGTGGCGGAAAGTGGGATTCCCGCGGCAGAAGAATTGCGCCGCATCCTGCCGGTGATTGAAGACGTGCTGCGTGAGCGCCCGAATGCCATTCTCTCCGTAGATACCTACAAAGCCGAAGTGGCTCGCGCCGCCGTAAATGCCGGATGCGAGATTGTGAATGACGTGAGCGCCATGCGCTGGGACGAGCAGATGGCGGCAGCCGCCGTCGATCTGAACTGTGGCGTCATCCTCATGCACACGCGCGGACGTCCGCAGGAGTGGCGCAATCTCGAGCCTGCAGCCGATATCGTGGCCGAGGTGAAAACCGAACTGCGCGATTATGCGCAGGCCGCGCTGGACCACGGCATCGCCAAAGATCACATCATGCTCGACGTGGGCATTGGCTTTGGCAAGAAATTTGATCAGAACTATCCGCTGCTGGCCGGTCTGGACCAATTGCAGGAACTCGGCTTTCCGCTGCTGGTTGGGACCTCACGTAAATCTTTCATCGGGCGCACGCTTGCCCACGATGGCAAAGACGCGCCGCCCGACCAGCGTCTCAATGGCTCACTCGCCGCTGCCACAGCTTCCATTCTGAACGGCGCACACATGGTACGAGTGCATGACGTGAAAGCTGCGGTGGAAGCGGCAAAGATTGCCGATGAGATTTTGCGATTTAGTAAGTAG
- a CDS encoding DinB family protein has protein sequence MSDLNTTLVRDFERNYREAVQKIRALVEPLTDEQIWTRPYFYGNSIGHLLLHLTGNLSYYIGAEMGGTGYVRNRPLEFTDTSHAPKAVLLAEFDAAIATVAAVLQKQSEQDWGATYAAKGFEDCGDRFTAILRCVAHISHHTGQIIYLCKELERQSRT, from the coding sequence GTGAGCGATCTCAATACCACCCTTGTCCGCGACTTTGAGCGCAATTACCGTGAAGCAGTGCAGAAGATACGTGCGCTGGTCGAGCCGCTGACCGACGAGCAAATCTGGACGCGGCCTTATTTTTACGGCAACAGCATCGGCCATCTGCTGCTGCACCTGACCGGCAACCTCAGTTATTACATTGGCGCTGAGATGGGCGGCACAGGATACGTGCGTAACCGTCCGCTGGAATTTACAGATACATCGCACGCCCCGAAAGCCGTGCTGCTGGCAGAATTTGATGCAGCGATAGCAACCGTTGCAGCGGTTTTACAGAAGCAGTCTGAGCAAGATTGGGGGGCCACATACGCCGCCAAAGGGTTTGAAGATTGCGGCGACCGCTTCACCGCCATCCTGCGCTGCGTCGCACACATTTCCCACCACACGGGGCAGATCATTTATCTGTGCAAAGAGTTGGAGCGACAAAGCCGCACATAG
- the polA gene encoding DNA polymerase I has protein sequence MDTMSFIFRAYHAMARQRPMSTKKGVPTAATFVFVNMLRKLRADFNPEYLAAVFDVAGPTFRDEQAKAVTSVRKFDIKTQTFKDVEYLGYKAQRKEMPHDLVQQVPYIRRALEAYRIPILESQGFEADDVIGTLGRKAAAQGHQVFVVSSDKDMLQLVNDKVCVLNPPKDNLICDANKVEEILGVRPEQVIDVMALRGDSIDNIPGAPGIGDKGSVEIIKRFGTLENALDHAGEVERKTYRESLLNNKDTILWSKQLVTIDQNVDIALDLDKMIAGEPDMDALRSLFSELEFTTLLKELVPVMEVRETEYRELKSLSELKALAKSKAPLAIAFEFTAAPKSKVEEEEPEEGEQKSGDLLFDGPPSPESNALAPLKLALSAEPGKAFSIVLGDDEISAELKKLLSDPKIPKAVHDYKSALRQLEAHGVELAGVRDEPMLYSYIINPTYTNHSLAEIAVRSFNLKLSLAVPEAADVTGRISPVLRKEVEAAGQMRLYEEIDLPLVPVLVRMEQAGVKIDRKMLGTLSVDLEKQCAAKASEIHEKARVTFNINSPKQLGDVLFNQLNLPKPIKYGKGKTISTAVDVLEELSETHEVPRLVLDYRQLSKLKSTYVDALPALIDPKSGRVHTTFNQTGTTTGRLSSTNPNLQNIPIRTELGREIRAAFIAEPGYSLLSADYSQIELRLLAHFSEDPLLVEAFRNGDDIHRLTASQVFGVPPMLIDAEHRRRAKAVNFGIVYGLSAFGLSQQLGIDQREAKRFIDAYFEKYAGVRRYIDRTLEETRKEQSVKTLFGRTRPIPDINSKNANMRGFAERTAVNTPLQGTAADLIKLAMIQIDEELRSRKLKSRMLLQVHDDLLFEVPENEIELMRGLVREKMENVHKLSVPLLVELGVGPNWRDVK, from the coding sequence ATGGACACGATGTCCTTCATCTTCCGCGCTTATCATGCCATGGCGCGGCAACGGCCCATGTCCACAAAAAAAGGCGTGCCGACGGCTGCGACCTTCGTTTTTGTAAACATGCTGCGCAAGCTGCGTGCGGACTTCAATCCTGAATACCTGGCAGCGGTGTTCGATGTCGCCGGACCTACGTTCCGTGACGAGCAGGCCAAAGCCGTCACCTCGGTCCGCAAGTTCGATATCAAGACGCAGACGTTCAAGGATGTCGAATACCTGGGTTACAAAGCCCAGCGCAAAGAAATGCCGCACGATCTCGTGCAGCAGGTGCCTTATATCCGGCGCGCGCTGGAGGCCTATCGCATTCCCATTCTCGAGTCGCAGGGCTTTGAGGCGGACGATGTGATTGGCACTCTCGGCCGCAAAGCTGCTGCGCAAGGCCATCAGGTTTTTGTCGTCTCAAGTGACAAGGACATGCTGCAACTGGTGAATGACAAAGTCTGCGTGCTGAATCCACCAAAAGATAATTTGATCTGCGATGCGAATAAGGTTGAAGAGATTCTTGGCGTTCGTCCCGAGCAGGTGATTGATGTGATGGCCCTTCGCGGCGACTCCATCGATAATATTCCCGGCGCGCCGGGCATTGGCGATAAAGGATCGGTCGAAATCATTAAGCGCTTTGGCACCCTTGAGAATGCGCTCGATCACGCCGGGGAGGTGGAGCGCAAAACCTATCGCGAATCGCTGCTGAACAATAAAGACACAATTCTGTGGAGCAAGCAGCTCGTCACCATTGACCAAAACGTGGATATCGCTCTGGATCTCGACAAGATGATTGCCGGCGAGCCGGACATGGACGCATTGCGCTCGCTCTTCAGCGAGCTTGAGTTCACCACGCTGCTGAAAGAACTTGTGCCGGTGATGGAGGTGCGAGAAACCGAATATCGCGAGCTGAAATCCCTGAGTGAACTGAAAGCGCTGGCCAAATCAAAAGCACCGCTGGCAATCGCGTTTGAATTTACAGCCGCTCCAAAATCCAAGGTCGAAGAAGAAGAGCCTGAAGAAGGCGAGCAGAAATCCGGAGACCTGCTTTTCGACGGTCCTCCATCGCCGGAAAGCAATGCTCTTGCGCCGCTCAAGCTGGCGCTCTCCGCCGAGCCCGGCAAGGCGTTTAGCATCGTGTTGGGCGATGACGAAATTTCCGCCGAATTAAAAAAGCTGCTCAGCGATCCCAAAATCCCCAAGGCTGTTCACGATTACAAATCCGCGCTGCGTCAACTGGAGGCGCATGGCGTAGAACTTGCGGGCGTTCGCGACGAGCCCATGCTGTATTCCTACATCATCAATCCCACGTACACAAACCACTCGCTGGCGGAAATTGCCGTGCGCAGCTTCAACCTCAAATTGTCCCTGGCCGTGCCGGAAGCGGCGGACGTTACTGGTCGCATTTCTCCAGTGCTGCGCAAAGAAGTTGAAGCCGCCGGACAGATGCGGCTCTATGAAGAGATCGACCTGCCGCTGGTTCCGGTGCTGGTACGCATGGAGCAGGCGGGCGTAAAGATCGATCGCAAGATGCTGGGCACCTTATCCGTCGATCTGGAAAAACAGTGCGCCGCAAAAGCAAGTGAGATACATGAGAAAGCCCGCGTCACGTTCAACATCAATTCTCCCAAGCAGCTTGGTGACGTGCTTTTCAACCAACTCAATCTTCCCAAGCCGATCAAATATGGTAAGGGCAAGACCATTTCCACCGCCGTTGACGTGCTGGAAGAACTTTCAGAAACGCATGAAGTGCCACGCCTGGTGCTGGATTATCGCCAGCTCTCCAAGCTCAAGAGCACATATGTTGACGCGCTGCCGGCGTTGATCGATCCGAAGAGCGGGCGGGTGCACACCACGTTCAACCAGACCGGCACTACCACGGGACGGCTATCATCGACCAACCCGAACCTGCAAAACATTCCCATCCGCACGGAACTGGGCCGCGAGATCCGCGCTGCGTTTATCGCCGAGCCGGGCTACTCCCTGCTTTCTGCTGATTATTCGCAGATTGAACTGCGGCTGCTGGCACATTTTTCTGAAGATCCGCTGCTGGTGGAGGCGTTCCGCAACGGCGATGACATTCATCGCCTCACTGCCTCGCAGGTGTTTGGCGTGCCGCCCATGCTGATTGATGCAGAACATCGCCGCCGCGCCAAGGCCGTGAACTTCGGGATCGTCTATGGACTCTCCGCCTTCGGCCTGTCGCAGCAGCTCGGCATTGACCAGCGTGAAGCCAAGAGGTTTATCGACGCATACTTTGAGAAATATGCCGGCGTGCGCCGCTACATTGATCGCACGCTGGAAGAGACACGCAAAGAGCAAAGCGTGAAAACACTATTTGGGCGCACGCGTCCCATCCCGGACATCAACAGCAAGAACGCCAACATGCGCGGCTTTGCCGAGCGCACCGCCGTGAATACTCCGCTGCAAGGCACCGCCGCCGACCTGATCAAGCTGGCCATGATCCAGATTGATGAAGAGCTGCGCTCACGCAAGCTGAAGTCACGCATGCTGCTGCAGGTGCATGATGATTTGTTGTTCGAGGTGCCGGAAAATGAAATCGAGCTGATGCGCGGTCTGGTGCGCGAGAAAATGGAAAACGTGCACAAGCTGAGCGTCCCGTTGCTGGTGGAACTGGGCGTGGGGCCTAACTGGCGCGACGTGAAGTAG